The following coding sequences lie in one Osmerus mordax isolate fOsmMor3 chromosome 13, fOsmMor3.pri, whole genome shotgun sequence genomic window:
- the dhcr7 gene encoding 7-dehydrocholesterol reductase: MSAAVAMQATRRRVKPSSNGAEPEEKGELGQWGRAWEVDWFSLTCVILLLCLAPFLVFYFIMACDQYQCSVSQPIIELYSGDVTLMTIWDRSPSFTWPAAKIYAIWVSFQVVLYMCVPDITHKFLPGYVGGVQEGSRTPAGLINLYEINGLQSWIITHALWFLNAQYFHWFSPTIIFDHWIPLLWCTNILGYTVATFTFVKAYLFPTNAEDCKFTGNMFYNYMMGIEFNPRIGKWFDFKLFFNGRPGIVAWTLINLSYMAKQQELYGHVTNSMILVNVLQAIYVLDFFWNEAWYLKTIDICHDHFGWYLGWGDCVWLPFLYTLQGLYLVYHPVQLSTLHAATVLLLGLIGYYVFRSTNHQKDLFRRTDGACTIWGKRPNFIECAYHSSDGGLHHSKLMTSGFWGVARHINYTGDLMGSLAYCLACGGGHLLPYFYIVYMTILLVHRCVRDEHRCSSKYGRDWRRYTDAVPSRLIPGIF, encoded by the exons ATGAGTGCTGCAGTGGCCATGCAGGCCACCAGGAGGCGTGTCAAGCCCAGCTCTAATGGGGCGGAgccagaggagaagggggagcttGGACAGTGGGGCAGGGCATG GGAGGTGGACTGGTTCTCTCTGACCTGCGTGATCCTGCTGCTCTGTCTGGCGCCCTTCCTCGTCTTCTACTTCATCATGGCATGCGACCAGTACCAGTGCTCTGTCAGCCAGCCTATCATAGAGCTGTACAGCGGTGATGTCACGCTGATGACCATCTGGGACCGCTCCCCTTCTTTCACCTGGCCTGCCGCCAAGATCTATGCTATCTGGGTCTCCTTCCAG GTGGTGCTCTACATGTGTGTTCCTGACATCACTCACAAGTTCCTGCCTGGTTACGTGGGCGGAGTCCAGGAGGGTTCCCGCACCCCTGCAG GGCTAATTAACCTGTATGAGATCAATGGCCTGCAGTCCTGGATCATCACCCATGCTCTGTGGTTCCTCAATGCCCAATACTTCCACTGGTTCTCCCCCACCATCATCTTCGACCACTGGATCCCTCTGTTGTGGTGCACCAACATCCTGGGCTACACCGTGGCCACCTTCACCTTCGTCAAGGCCTACCTGTTCCCCACCAATGCTGAGGACTG CAAATTCACTGGAAACATGTTCTACAACTACATGATGGGCATTGAGTTCAACCCACGCATTGGGAAGTGGTTTGACTTCAAGCTGTTCTTCAATGGTCGCCCTGGCATCGTGGCGTGGACGCTCATCAACCTCTCCTACATGGCCAAGCAGCAGGAGCTTTATGGTCACGTCACCAACTCCATGATCCTGGTCAATGTCCTGCAG gcAATCTATGTGCTTGACTTCTTTTGGAACGAAGCTTGGTACCTGAAGACCATTGATATCTGCCATGATCACTTCGGCTGGTATCTGGGATGGGGAGACTGTGTCTGGCTGCCCTTTCTCTACACACTGCAG ggtctgtACCTAGTCTACCACCCCGTCCAGCTCTCCACCCTCCACGCTGccaccgtcctcctcctcggcctGATTGGCTACTACGTCTTCCGCTCCACCAATCACCAGAAGGACCTTTTCCGCCGCACCGACGGGGCGTGTACGATCTGGGGGAAACGCCCCAACTTCATCGAGTGCGCCTACCATTCGTCGGACGGTGGCCTCCACCACAGCAAGCTGATGACTTCCGGGTTCTGGGGTGTGGCCCGCCACATCAACTACACAGGGGACCTGATGGGGTCCCTGGCGTACTGCCTGGCGTGCGGCGGGGGACACCTCCTCCCGTACTTCTACATCGTGTACATGACCATCCTGCTGGTGCACCGCTGTGTGAGGGACGAGCACCGCTGCAGCAGCAAGTACGGCCGAGACTGGAGGAGGTACACGGACGCCGTGCCTTCCCGCCTCATCCCCGGAATCTTCTAG
- the nadsyn1 gene encoding glutamine-dependent NAD(+) synthetase isoform X1, protein MGRKVVVATCSLNQWALDFDGNLERILKSIEIAKSRGARYRLGPELEICGYGCADHFYESDTLLHCFQVLRKLLESPLTQDIICDVGMPVMHHNVRYNCRVVFLNRKILLIRPKMLLANYGNNREFRWFSPWNQPRRVEEYFLPRMLQDLTGQTTIPFGDCVLSTLDTCIGSEICAELWNPRSPHVDMGLDGVEIITNSSASYHELRKADNRVNLVRSATSKSGGIYLFANQKGCDGDRLYYDGCSMIAINGDVVSQGSQFSLEDVEVLTATLDLEDVRSYRGERCHPHVESEPRPYHRVKVDFSLSDGEDVFLPTHQPITWQFHTPEEEISLGPACWLWDYLRRSGQAGFLLPLSGGVDSSSTACIVFSMCTMVCQAVKDGNRQVLEDVQRVVGDGCYRPQDPRELCGHLFSTCYMASENSSQDTRNRATELANQIGSSHMNLSIDMAVKGILGIFSMVTGKWPQFRANGGSSRENLALQNVQARVRMILAYLFAQLSLWSLGRPGGLLVLGSANVDESLTGYFTKYDCSSADINPIGGVSKTDLKSFLQYCLEQFHLTSLRSILAAPPTAELEPLLDGQVSQTDEADMGMTYSELSVIGRLRKISKCGPYSMFCKLIHTWKEAFSPLQVASKVKHFFRMYSVNRHKMTTITPSYHAESYGPDDNRFDLRPFLYNTRWSWQFRCIDNQVAQMEAGNNHHV, encoded by the exons ATGGGCCGGAAAGTAGTTGTAGCAACATGCTCCCTGAACCAGTGGGCGTTAGATTTTGACGGGAACTTGGAGAGAATCCTCAAAA GTATAGAGATAGCTAAGTCTCGGGGAGCCAGATACAGGCTGGGACCAGAGCTGGAGATATG TGGCTATGGCTGTGCTGATCACTTTTATGAGTCGGACACCCTGCTCCACTGTTTCCAGGTCCTCAGGAAGCTGCTGGAGAGTCCTCTTACCCAGGACATCATCTGTGATGTGGGGAT GCCTGTAATGCACCACAATGTGCGCTACAACTGCAGAGTGGTCTTCCTGAACAG GAAGATTCTGCTGATCCGGCCCAAGATGCTGCTGGCTAACTATGGCAACAACCGAGAGTTCCGCTGGTTCTCCCCATGGAACCAGCCCAG GCGTGTGGAGGAATACTTCCTTCCTAGAATGCTTCAGGACCTGACAGGACAG aCCACAATTCCATTTGGAGATTGTGTCCTCTCCACCCTAGATACCTGCATCGGCAGTGAGATCTGTGCTGAACTCTGGAACCCCCGGAG TCCTCATGTGGACATGGGACTGGATGGGGTGGAGATCATCACCAACTCCTCAGCCAGCTATCACGAACTCCGAAAGGCTGACAATAGGGTCAACCTGGTCAGGTCAGCCACcagcaag AGCGGAGGGATCTACCTGTTTGCTAACCAGAAGGGTTGTGATGGTGACCGGCTGTACTATGACGGCTGTTCCATGATTGCCATCAATGGGGATGTGGTGTCCCAAGGCTCCCAGTTCTCTCTGGAGGATGTG GAGGTTCTGACAGCGACTCTAGACCTGGAAGATGTGCGTAGCTACAGAGGAGAGCGTTGTCATCCACACGTG GAGAGCGAACCTCGGCCGTACCACAGGGTCAAAGTTGACTTCAGCCTATCCGACGGAGAGGATGTCTTTCTCCCCACCCACCAGCCAATCACGTGGCAGTTCCACACCCCAGAGGAGGAGATCAG cctggGCCCAGCCTGCTGGTTGTGGGACTACCTCCGTAGGAGTGGCCAG gcagggTTCCTGTTGCCCCTGAGTGGGGGTGTAGATAGCTCGTCCACAGCCTGCATTGTCTTCTCCATGTGCACCATGGTGTGCCAGGCAGTCAAAGATGGCA ACAGGCAGGTCCTGGAGGATGTGCAGCGTGTGGTGGGGGACGGCTGCTACCGTCCTCAGGACCCCAGGGAGCTGTGTGGACACCTCTTCTCCACATGCTACATGGCCAGCGAAAACTCCTCCCAGGACACACGCAACAGGGCCACGGAGCTGGCCAATCAGATAGGCAG CTCTCACATGAACCTCAGCATTGACATGGCTGTGAAGGGCATTCTGGGAatcttctccatggtaaccgGGAAGTGGCCTCAGTTCCGTGCCAACGgaggcagcagcagagagaacCTGGCCCTGCAAAATGTTCAG GCCCGTGTTAGGATGATTCTGGCCTACCTGTTTGCCCAGCTGAGCCTGTGGTCTCTGGGTCGACCTGGAGGGCTGCTGGTCCTGGGCTCAGCCAATGTGGACGAGAG TCTGACAGGTTACTTCACAAAGTACGACTGCTCCAGTGCAGACATCAATCCCATTGGGGGGGTCAGTAAGACAGACTTGAAGAGCTTCCTGCAGTACTGTCTGGAGCAATTCCACCTCACATCTCTCAGGAG CATCCTGGCTGCCCCGCCCACCGCAGAGCTGGAGCCCCTATTGGACGGACAGGTGTCGCAGACTGATGAG GCAGATATGGGGATGACATACTCAGAGCTGTCTGTGATTGGTCGGTTGAGGAAGATTTCAAAGTGTGGCCCCTACAGCATGTTCTGTAAACTCATCCACACCTGGAAAGAGGCCTTCTCCCCTCTGCAG GTGGCGAGCAAGGTGAAGCACTTCTTCAGGATGTACTCTGTGAACAGACACAAGATGACCACAATCACTCCCTCCTACCACGCAGAGAGTTATGGCCCAGATGACAACCGCTTTGACCTCCGACCTTTCCTCTACAACACCCGCTGGAGCTGGCAGTTCAGGTGTATTGATAACCAG GTGGCCCAGATGGAAGCAGGGAACAACCATCATGTGTGA
- the nadsyn1 gene encoding glutamine-dependent NAD(+) synthetase isoform X2 gives MGRKVVVATCSLNQWALDFDGNLERILKSIEIAKSRGARYRLGPELEICGYGCADHFYESDTLLHCFQVLRKLLESPLTQDIICDVGMPVMHHNVRYNCRVVFLNRKILLIRPKMLLANYGNNREFRWFSPWNQPRRVEEYFLPRMLQDLTGQTTIPFGDCVLSTLDTCIGSEICAELWNPRSPHVDMGLDGVEIITNSSASYHELRKADNRVNLVRSATSKSGGIYLFANQKGCDGDRLYYDGCSMIAINGDVVSQGSQFSLEDVEVLTATLDLEDVRSYRGERCHPHVESEPRPYHRVKVDFSLSDGEDVFLPTHQPITWQFHTPEEEISSHMNLSIDMAVKGILGIFSMVTGKWPQFRANGGSSRENLALQNVQARVRMILAYLFAQLSLWSLGRPGGLLVLGSANVDESLTGYFTKYDCSSADINPIGGVSKTDLKSFLQYCLEQFHLTSLRSILAAPPTAELEPLLDGQVSQTDEADMGMTYSELSVIGRLRKISKCGPYSMFCKLIHTWKEAFSPLQVASKVKHFFRMYSVNRHKMTTITPSYHAESYGPDDNRFDLRPFLYNTRWSWQFRCIDNQVAQMEAGNNHHV, from the exons ATGGGCCGGAAAGTAGTTGTAGCAACATGCTCCCTGAACCAGTGGGCGTTAGATTTTGACGGGAACTTGGAGAGAATCCTCAAAA GTATAGAGATAGCTAAGTCTCGGGGAGCCAGATACAGGCTGGGACCAGAGCTGGAGATATG TGGCTATGGCTGTGCTGATCACTTTTATGAGTCGGACACCCTGCTCCACTGTTTCCAGGTCCTCAGGAAGCTGCTGGAGAGTCCTCTTACCCAGGACATCATCTGTGATGTGGGGAT GCCTGTAATGCACCACAATGTGCGCTACAACTGCAGAGTGGTCTTCCTGAACAG GAAGATTCTGCTGATCCGGCCCAAGATGCTGCTGGCTAACTATGGCAACAACCGAGAGTTCCGCTGGTTCTCCCCATGGAACCAGCCCAG GCGTGTGGAGGAATACTTCCTTCCTAGAATGCTTCAGGACCTGACAGGACAG aCCACAATTCCATTTGGAGATTGTGTCCTCTCCACCCTAGATACCTGCATCGGCAGTGAGATCTGTGCTGAACTCTGGAACCCCCGGAG TCCTCATGTGGACATGGGACTGGATGGGGTGGAGATCATCACCAACTCCTCAGCCAGCTATCACGAACTCCGAAAGGCTGACAATAGGGTCAACCTGGTCAGGTCAGCCACcagcaag AGCGGAGGGATCTACCTGTTTGCTAACCAGAAGGGTTGTGATGGTGACCGGCTGTACTATGACGGCTGTTCCATGATTGCCATCAATGGGGATGTGGTGTCCCAAGGCTCCCAGTTCTCTCTGGAGGATGTG GAGGTTCTGACAGCGACTCTAGACCTGGAAGATGTGCGTAGCTACAGAGGAGAGCGTTGTCATCCACACGTG GAGAGCGAACCTCGGCCGTACCACAGGGTCAAAGTTGACTTCAGCCTATCCGACGGAGAGGATGTCTTTCTCCCCACCCACCAGCCAATCACGTGGCAGTTCCACACCCCAGAGGAGGAGATCAG CTCTCACATGAACCTCAGCATTGACATGGCTGTGAAGGGCATTCTGGGAatcttctccatggtaaccgGGAAGTGGCCTCAGTTCCGTGCCAACGgaggcagcagcagagagaacCTGGCCCTGCAAAATGTTCAG GCCCGTGTTAGGATGATTCTGGCCTACCTGTTTGCCCAGCTGAGCCTGTGGTCTCTGGGTCGACCTGGAGGGCTGCTGGTCCTGGGCTCAGCCAATGTGGACGAGAG TCTGACAGGTTACTTCACAAAGTACGACTGCTCCAGTGCAGACATCAATCCCATTGGGGGGGTCAGTAAGACAGACTTGAAGAGCTTCCTGCAGTACTGTCTGGAGCAATTCCACCTCACATCTCTCAGGAG CATCCTGGCTGCCCCGCCCACCGCAGAGCTGGAGCCCCTATTGGACGGACAGGTGTCGCAGACTGATGAG GCAGATATGGGGATGACATACTCAGAGCTGTCTGTGATTGGTCGGTTGAGGAAGATTTCAAAGTGTGGCCCCTACAGCATGTTCTGTAAACTCATCCACACCTGGAAAGAGGCCTTCTCCCCTCTGCAG GTGGCGAGCAAGGTGAAGCACTTCTTCAGGATGTACTCTGTGAACAGACACAAGATGACCACAATCACTCCCTCCTACCACGCAGAGAGTTATGGCCCAGATGACAACCGCTTTGACCTCCGACCTTTCCTCTACAACACCCGCTGGAGCTGGCAGTTCAGGTGTATTGATAACCAG GTGGCCCAGATGGAAGCAGGGAACAACCATCATGTGTGA